A window of Juglans regia cultivar Chandler chromosome 7, Walnut 2.0, whole genome shotgun sequence contains these coding sequences:
- the LOC108987569 gene encoding uncharacterized protein LOC108987569 produces MASEKTDSSVNDPPPTNTNSTGSNTNTNTNTTGSNTNTNTNDLNTNPKDPSSPYFLNPNNGPRTLLTTHLLTAENYHSWALTIHRSLRIKKKLSFIDGTIPESTAPNSALLEPWLECNDMVVTWLQNAMSLELKNSVVYVETAHALWLELEQCFAQNNGPQIYELKQSIHSLTQGDDSVSLYFSKLKSLFDELLNFEIIPSCACGAMQPVIANQQRDWMMKFLMGLNDSFTNIKAQIILLKPTPTLSEVYALVQQEEKHKCFKANPPLEKPTCTHCNLVGHTVDRCYKLHGYPPGHKLATRSKGSDPSANQISLSNREQITEDSQAALSKEQYQHLITLPQSQATQQAAKQVQPLDR; encoded by the exons ATGGCTTCCGAGAAAACTGATTCATCTGTCAACGATCCTCCCCCTACCAATACCAATAGTACTGGTTCTAATACCAATACCAATACTAATACCACTGGTTCTAATACCAATACCAATACCAATGATCTCAATACCAACCCTAAAGACCCATCCAGCCCCTACTTCCTTAATCCAAACAATGGACCTAGAACCCTTCTTACCACTCATCTCCTTACCGCAGAAAACTATCATTCTTGGGCTCTTACCATCCATAGATCCCTTCGAATCAAGAAGAAACTGAGCTTCATTGATGGTACGATTCCTGAATCTACTGCCCCAAACTCTGCTCTGTTAGAACCATGGCTTGAATGTAATGACATGGTTGTAACTTGGCTTCAAAATGCAATGTCCCTTGAACTCAAAAACAGTGTTGTGTATGTTGAGACTGCTCATGCCCTGTGGCTTGAGTTAGAGCAATGCTTTGCACAAAACAATGGCCCACAGATTTATGAATTGAAACAATCAATCCACTCTCTTACTCAAGGGGATGACTCTGTTAGTCtctatttctcaaaattaaaaagtttatttgATGAACTTCTTAATTTTGAAATCATTCCATCTTGTGCATGTGGGGCTATGCAACCTGTCATTGCAAACCAACAACGTGACTGGATGATGAAGTTCCTCATGGGACTTAATGATTCTTTCACCAATATCAAAGCTCAAATCATTCTACTTAAACCCACCCCTACCTTGAGTGAAGTTTATGCTCTTGTTCAACAAGAAGAGAAGC ACAAATGTTTCAAAGCCAATCCTCCCCTTGAAAAACCCACTTGCACTCATTGCAACCTTGTTGGCCATACTGTTGACAGATGCTATAAACTACATGGCTATCCACCAGGCCATAAATTGGCTACTCGAAGCAAAGGTTCTGATCCATCAGCTAACCAAATTAGTCTCTCCAACCGAGAACAGATCACTGAGGACTCACAAGCTGCTCTTAGTAAAGAACAATATCAGCATCTCATTACTTTGCCCCAATCTCAAGCTACACAGCAGGCTGCTAAACAAGTTCAGCCCCTTGATAGATAA